The following is a genomic window from Merismopedia glauca CCAP 1448/3.
TTGGGAAGCTAGAACTTTGTGATGACACAATCACCGCATGATGTCGCCAAGTTTCTCCCCAGATGAAAAAATTTCTCTGGTTCACCCCCATCAACCAACTACCATGTAAAGTTGCCATAAGCGATTAAATTAAGGAAGAAGGAAGAGGGAAGAGGGAAGAGGGAAGAAGGAAAAGAAAATATGTAATTTTTATTGGCATAGTAGCTTAATTTACTTATTACTTATTACTTATTACTTAATCCAACTGGTTCTACATCGTGAAATCTTCTGTAGTCAACCCGCCGGAAACCATTTTCAGTCAGAGACAAAATATCCACAAATCTAACATCCCACAAAATTTCATCTGCTGTAAAAATATGACTAGCGTGGATGGTTTGGGAAACTGTTTCATCAATTCCTGTCAAAGAAATTACCAGTTGTGCATCTTCTGCTTGTAAACTCTCAGGAGTAGCGTTATATAAAGGGCTACTGGCATCTATGGGATGCATAACTGTCCAACTGAGAGCAAATACAGGAGATCGCTTTCGCACTAACTCTAAATCGTAAAACCGACGCATGAAATGCCCTTCATTGGTAGTTTCATTGTGGACTAGAGTTACGCCAATTTGAGCTTCGACAATTAAATTATGTCGTTCGTTAGCAGTGCGAAACATTAATGTCGGGATGCCATTGTAAGGGGAGATAACGGCGACTTTACTAAATAAAACTCTAGCAGTAGGCAAGGAAAAACGCGCAAAAACTAATCCAGTAATCATCGCTGTTCCCACAATCCCAACCAGTGATTCTAGGGTAACAATCCAGTTAGCATAGTCGGTTTTGGGATAAATTGAACCGTAACCCACCGTAGCTATAGTGTGGACGCTAAAGAAAAAAGAGTCCAAAAATGAGCCAGAACGGGCA
Proteins encoded in this region:
- a CDS encoding ion channel, translated to MPRHDASPIDRNLAEDRKSGKGRYTNFGSSRSSRSEDMQKQRLISPFAPYSRRRTSNVIRLGLASFTRSDVYHFLLTLSWLNFLLLVSVVFLATNALFGLLYLCGGDCLANARSGSFLDSFFFSVHTIATVGYGSIYPKTDYANWIVTLESLVGIVGTAMITGLVFARFSLPTARVLFSKVAVISPYNGIPTLMFRTANERHNLIVEAQIGVTLVHNETTNEGHFMRRFYDLELVRKRSPVFALSWTVMHPIDASSPLYNATPESLQAEDAQLVISLTGIDETVSQTIHASHIFTADEILWDVRFVDILSLTENGFRRVDYRRFHDVEPVGLSNK